The DNA segment GTGGCGATCGGCAATCCGTTCGGATCGAACTTCGAGGGAGCGTTCACGCTCGAGCAGCGAATGGACCTGCTGGCGCTGATGATCGACCGCTGGCACGAGGCCGGCTTCCGGGTCAGCCGCTGCGCGATCATCGAGGCGATGGGCTGGAACATGCCGCACACCGTGCGGGAGACGCTCCTGGCGATCCGTGAGCGCTGGCCTGAGATCACGGACTTCCATTGCCACCTGCACAACACCCGAGGGGCGGCGATGGTCAGCTACTACGAGGCGCTCAAGCTGGGCGTGCGCGAGTTCGACACCTCGATCGGCGGCATGGGGGGCTGCCCCTACTGCGGCAACGGCCGAGCGGCGGGCCATGTGCCGACGGAGGATTTCGTCGACTTCTGCCACGAGTTGGGGATCGAGACGGGCTACAGGCTCGACAAGCTGATCGAGGCGGCGCATATCGCCGAGGAGGTGGTCGGCCACCCGCTCTGGGGCCACGTCTCCAAGGCGGGGCCGCGGCCGCGCGGCGACGGCGATCTCTACCCGCGGCAGATGCCCTTCGTCGAGACGCTCGACGAGGCCTCCCATTTCCGCAACGGCCCGCCGGTCTACACCGGCCAGCGGTCTCCGTGGCGGCCTGACGCGCCGCTGTACCAGGCATGACCGCCGCGGGAAAGAGCCCGGGCGCGGGCGTTCGCTACGAGGCGGACGGCCGGCCGCCGACAGTTCTCGCCGCGACGATGGGCCTGCAGTATGCGACTCTCTGCGTCGCCGGCATCGTCCTGACGCCGGCGATCATCGTACGTGCCGCCGGGGGCAGCGACGAGTACCTGGCCTGGGCGGTGTTCGCGGCGATCTTCGTGAGCGGTATCGCCACGATCCTGCAGGCGGTGCGTCTGTGGCGGATCGGCGCCGGCTACATCC comes from the Acidobacteriota bacterium genome and includes:
- a CDS encoding citramalate synthase, producing MGQLPKSVTITDDTMREGLQIESADIPVEDKLRLLDALGETGARVISIGSYAHPKWTPQMACIDEIAERFVPRPGVRYTAAIFNKIGFDRADRWYPKLDVRQRRFGTHVELCDTFARRNYNATQAQQIERIPGVIEQARARGAETGAVAIGNPFGSNFEGAFTLEQRMDLLALMIDRWHEAGFRVSRCAIIEAMGWNMPHTVRETLLAIRERWPEITDFHCHLHNTRGAAMVSYYEALKLGVREFDTSIGGMGGCPYCGNGRAAGHVPTEDFVDFCHELGIETGYRLDKLIEAAHIAEEVVGHPLWGHVSKAGPRPRGDGDLYPRQMPFVETLDEASHFRNGPPVYTGQRSPWRPDAPLYQA